A genomic segment from Actinomadura hallensis encodes:
- a CDS encoding GNAT family N-acetyltransferase has protein sequence MGYEVRPARPGDLPVLPEIEVSGDAMFAGVGIVLPPGPTVVEELAGGDAEILVAGDPPVGFAAVTELDGAAYLEQISVRGDLTGQGIGARLLDAVMARAAEVGLPGVALLTFRHVPWNGPWYAGHGFGELPEERWGPGIRARWDAEAEAGLHDLGPRVVMWAPARRT, from the coding sequence ATGGGGTACGAGGTCCGGCCCGCGCGGCCCGGGGATCTGCCGGTTCTGCCGGAGATCGAGGTCTCGGGAGACGCGATGTTCGCCGGCGTCGGGATCGTGCTCCCGCCGGGCCCGACCGTGGTCGAGGAACTGGCGGGCGGGGACGCGGAGATCCTCGTGGCCGGCGACCCGCCCGTGGGGTTCGCGGCGGTCACGGAGCTCGACGGGGCCGCCTACCTGGAGCAGATCTCGGTGCGCGGCGACCTGACGGGACAGGGGATCGGGGCCCGGCTGCTGGACGCGGTCATGGCGCGGGCCGCGGAGGTGGGGCTGCCGGGCGTCGCGCTGCTGACGTTCCGCCACGTCCCCTGGAACGGCCCCTGGTACGCCGGGCACGGGTTCGGGGAACTGCCCGAGGAGCGCTGGGGGCCGGGGATCAGGGCCCGCTGGGACGCGGAGGCCGAGGCGGGGCTGCACGACCTCGGGCCGCGGGTGGTCATGTGGGCGCCGGCCCGCAGAACTTGA
- a CDS encoding TetR/AcrR family transcriptional regulator: MRRNVERRTALVDAAIEVLAREGARGLTFRAVDAEAGVPTGTASNYFADRDDLLMQAGRRVYDRLRPDEATLAGRMEGPRDPAKVTELLRGTVGRITDFRTGYLALLELRLEATRRPGLRALLTERVREDVEANIEGHLASGLPGDADSVRLLYLALNWLIVEHLTLPGVFTEEEVRDLVEIAVERVVPH; encoded by the coding sequence ATGCGGCGGAACGTCGAGCGGAGGACGGCGCTGGTCGACGCGGCGATCGAGGTGCTGGCCAGGGAAGGCGCGCGCGGGCTGACGTTCCGCGCCGTCGACGCCGAGGCCGGCGTCCCGACCGGGACCGCGTCCAACTACTTCGCCGACCGCGACGACCTGCTCATGCAGGCCGGCCGCCGCGTCTACGACCGCCTGCGACCGGACGAGGCCACGCTGGCCGGCCGCATGGAGGGACCGCGCGACCCGGCCAAGGTCACCGAGCTGCTGCGCGGCACGGTCGGGCGCATCACCGACTTCCGCACCGGCTACCTCGCCCTCCTGGAACTGCGCCTGGAGGCGACGCGGCGGCCCGGGCTGCGCGCCCTCCTGACCGAGCGCGTGCGCGAGGACGTGGAGGCCAACATCGAAGGCCACCTCGCCTCGGGCCTGCCGGGCGACGCCGACTCGGTCCGCCTCCTCTACCTCGCGCTCAACTGGCTGATCGTGGAGCACCTCACCCTGCCGGGCGTCTTCACCGAGGAGGAGGTCCGGGACCTCGTGGAGATCGCGGTGGAGCGCGTCGTCCCGCACTAG
- a CDS encoding dihydrofolate reductase family protein, which translates to MRKLVYYVGVSIDGRIAGPDGESDFYPLADDMVAWMSERYPETVPTHHRRQLGLEDAPNRRFDTVVMGLGTYRPALDIGVTSPYAHLRQYVVSTTLKEIADPGVELVREPLGVVRELKAEEGGKDIWLCGGGLLAAALLPEIDELVVKSYPVVAGAGVPAFSGEFRPTSFTPADRRSFSNGAQVTWFTRAA; encoded by the coding sequence ATGCGAAAGCTCGTCTACTACGTGGGCGTCAGCATCGACGGCCGCATCGCCGGACCGGACGGGGAGTCCGACTTCTATCCGCTCGCCGACGACATGGTGGCGTGGATGAGCGAGCGCTACCCGGAGACCGTCCCGACGCACCACCGCCGGCAGCTCGGCCTCGAGGACGCGCCGAACCGGCGGTTCGACACGGTGGTGATGGGGCTCGGCACCTACCGGCCCGCACTCGACATCGGCGTGACGAGCCCGTACGCGCACCTGAGGCAGTACGTCGTCTCCACCACGCTGAAAGAGATCGCCGATCCCGGCGTGGAGCTCGTCCGGGAGCCCCTCGGCGTCGTCCGCGAGCTCAAGGCCGAGGAGGGCGGCAAGGACATCTGGCTCTGCGGGGGCGGCCTGCTGGCCGCGGCCCTGCTCCCGGAGATCGATGAGCTGGTCGTCAAGAGTTATCCCGTGGTGGCGGGCGCGGGCGTCCCGGCCTTCTCCGGCGAGTTCCGCCCCACGTCGTTCACCCCGGCCGACCGGCGGTCGTTCAGCAACGGCGCCCAGGTCACGTGGTTCACCCGCGCCGCCTGA
- a CDS encoding GNAT family N-acetyltransferase, producing the protein MGWTLSDDVDVFLAAAGGFLRGDPVSNTVALTVLEDMRAHGPGLYGDVLFGWWTRDGRVQGAFLRTGGYPPQLSAMPERAARDLADVLADRGARVAGAGGAKAAAEAFADAWTRRTGARSRIVMRQRLYRLAEPEPPEPRPEGAARTAGRADRPLLLEWAAGFSRDAGDGAAVNETMLDSRLAAGRVVLWEVRGRPVAMAWWSPVVAGMSRVSAVYTPAAHRRRGYGGAVTEAAGHAARKAGAGEVVLFADLANPTSNSVYRRLGYRPVEDRTMLTFTTPTP; encoded by the coding sequence ATGGGATGGACGCTGAGCGACGACGTCGACGTGTTCCTCGCCGCCGCGGGCGGCTTCCTGCGCGGCGACCCGGTCTCGAACACCGTGGCCCTCACCGTGCTGGAGGACATGCGCGCTCACGGCCCCGGCCTCTACGGCGACGTGCTGTTCGGCTGGTGGACCCGGGACGGGCGCGTCCAGGGCGCGTTCCTGCGGACCGGCGGATACCCGCCGCAGCTCAGCGCGATGCCGGAGCGGGCGGCGCGGGACCTCGCGGACGTCCTCGCGGACCGCGGCGCGCGGGTGGCGGGCGCCGGCGGGGCGAAGGCCGCCGCCGAGGCGTTCGCGGACGCGTGGACGCGGCGGACCGGCGCGCGGAGCCGGATCGTGATGCGGCAGCGGCTCTACCGGCTGGCCGAGCCGGAACCGCCCGAGCCGCGGCCGGAGGGCGCCGCGCGGACCGCCGGGCGGGCCGACCGGCCGCTGCTGCTGGAGTGGGCGGCGGGCTTCTCCCGGGACGCCGGCGACGGCGCCGCGGTGAACGAGACGATGCTGGACTCCCGGCTCGCCGCGGGCCGCGTCGTCCTGTGGGAGGTGCGCGGGCGGCCGGTCGCGATGGCGTGGTGGTCCCCGGTCGTCGCGGGCATGTCCCGCGTGTCGGCCGTGTACACGCCGGCCGCGCACCGCCGCCGCGGCTACGGCGGGGCCGTCACCGAGGCGGCCGGCCACGCCGCCCGGAAGGCGGGAGCCGGCGAGGTCGTCCTTTTCGCCGACCTCGCCAACCCGACCAGCAACTCCGTCTACCGGCGCCTCGGCTACCGCCCCGTGGAAGACCGCACGATGCTCACCTTCACCACCCCCACGCCTTGA
- the uvrB gene encoding excinuclease ABC subunit UvrB produces the protein MRPVTDLRRRVAPFEVVTDMTPSGDQPQAIAELAARIERGDKDVVLLGATGTGKTATIAWLVEKVQRPVLVMQPNKTLAAQFANELREMLPNNAVEYFVSYYDYYQPEAYIPQTDTYIEKDSSINDEVDRLRHSATNSLLTRRDTVVVASVSCIYGLGTPQEYVDRMMRLHVGQEIDRDDLLRQLVNMQYTRNDMAFTRGTFRVRGDTIEIIPQYEELAVRIEMFGDEIEKLATLHPLTGELITEDDEVYVFPASHYVAGPERMERAIRDIEAELEETLAALERQGKMLEAQRLRMRTTYDIEMMRQVGTCAGIENYSRHIDGRGPGSAPNTLLDYFPEDFLLVIDESHQTVPQIGAMYEGDASRKRMLVEHGFRLPSAMDNRPLKWEEFLERIGQTVYLSATPGPYEMNRVKGDVVEQVIRPTGLIDPEIVVKPTKGQIDDLIHEIRERSERDERVLVTTLTKKMAEDLTDYLLELGIQVRYLHSEVDTLRRIELLRELRSGEFDVLVGINLLREGLDLPEVSLVAILDADKEGFLRSETSLIQTIGRAARNVSGQVHMYADTVTPSMQRAIDETNRRRAKQQAYNEEHGIEPQALRKRIADILDSLVREDADTETLIGGAGRQQSRGKAPVPGLASRTREVGRHAADLVGERPREELEGLIEQMTEQMHQAAADLQFELAARLRDEIKELKRELRDMKEAGVK, from the coding sequence ATGCGGCCGGTCACGGATCTGCGGCGCCGCGTGGCGCCGTTCGAGGTCGTCACCGACATGACGCCGTCGGGCGACCAGCCCCAGGCGATCGCCGAGCTCGCCGCCCGCATCGAGCGCGGCGACAAGGACGTGGTGCTGCTGGGCGCCACCGGCACCGGCAAGACCGCCACGATCGCGTGGCTGGTGGAGAAGGTGCAGCGGCCCGTCCTGGTCATGCAGCCGAACAAGACGCTCGCGGCTCAGTTCGCCAACGAGCTGCGCGAGATGCTGCCGAACAACGCCGTCGAGTACTTCGTCTCGTACTACGACTACTACCAGCCCGAGGCGTACATCCCGCAGACCGACACCTACATCGAGAAGGACTCCTCGATCAACGACGAGGTCGACCGGCTGCGGCACTCGGCGACCAACTCGCTGCTCACCCGCCGCGACACCGTCGTCGTCGCGTCCGTCTCCTGCATCTACGGCCTGGGCACGCCGCAGGAGTACGTCGACCGCATGATGCGCCTGCACGTCGGGCAGGAGATCGACCGCGACGACCTGCTGCGGCAGCTCGTCAACATGCAGTACACCCGCAACGACATGGCGTTCACCCGCGGCACGTTCCGGGTCCGCGGCGACACCATCGAGATCATCCCGCAGTACGAGGAGCTCGCCGTCCGCATCGAGATGTTCGGCGACGAGATCGAGAAGCTCGCCACCCTGCACCCCCTCACCGGCGAGCTGATCACCGAGGACGACGAGGTGTACGTCTTCCCCGCCTCCCACTACGTCGCCGGCCCCGAGCGGATGGAGCGGGCCATCCGTGACATCGAGGCCGAGCTGGAGGAGACCCTCGCCGCGCTGGAGCGGCAGGGCAAGATGCTGGAGGCGCAGCGGCTGCGGATGCGCACCACCTACGACATCGAGATGATGCGGCAGGTCGGCACCTGCGCCGGCATCGAGAACTACTCCCGCCACATCGACGGCCGCGGCCCCGGCAGCGCCCCCAACACCCTCCTCGACTACTTCCCCGAGGACTTCCTCCTCGTCATCGACGAGTCGCACCAGACCGTCCCGCAGATCGGCGCGATGTACGAGGGCGACGCGTCCCGCAAGCGGATGCTGGTCGAGCACGGGTTCCGGCTGCCGTCGGCGATGGACAACCGCCCCCTGAAGTGGGAGGAGTTCCTCGAGCGCATCGGCCAGACCGTCTACCTGTCGGCGACGCCCGGCCCGTACGAGATGAACCGGGTGAAGGGCGACGTCGTCGAGCAGGTCATCCGCCCGACGGGCCTCATCGACCCGGAGATCGTCGTCAAGCCCACGAAGGGCCAGATCGACGACCTCATCCACGAGATCCGCGAGCGCTCCGAGCGCGACGAGCGCGTCCTGGTCACCACGCTCACCAAGAAGATGGCCGAGGACCTCACCGACTACCTCCTCGAACTCGGCATCCAGGTCCGCTACCTGCACAGCGAGGTCGACACGCTGCGGCGCATCGAGCTGCTGCGGGAGCTGCGCTCCGGCGAGTTCGACGTGCTGGTCGGCATCAACCTGCTCCGCGAGGGCCTCGACCTGCCCGAGGTGTCGCTCGTCGCGATCCTGGACGCCGACAAGGAGGGATTCCTGCGCTCCGAGACGTCCCTCATCCAGACGATCGGCCGCGCGGCCCGCAACGTGTCCGGCCAGGTCCACATGTACGCCGACACGGTCACCCCGTCGATGCAGCGCGCGATCGACGAGACCAACCGCCGCCGCGCCAAGCAGCAGGCGTACAACGAGGAGCACGGCATCGAACCGCAGGCGCTCCGCAAGCGGATCGCCGACATCCTCGACTCCCTCGTCCGCGAGGACGCCGACACCGAGACCCTCATCGGCGGGGCCGGGCGGCAGCAGAGCCGCGGCAAGGCGCCCGTCCCGGGTCTCGCGTCCCGCACCCGGGAGGTCGGCCGCCACGCCGCCGACCTGGTCGGCGAGCGGCCCCGCGAGGAGCTGGAGGGCCTCATCGAGCAGATGACCGAGCAGATGCACCAGGCCGCCGCCGACCTCCAGTTCGAGCTCGCCGCCCGCCTCCGCGACGAGATCAAGGAGCTCAAGCGCGAACTCCGCGACATGAAGGAGGCCGGCGTCAAGTAA
- a CDS encoding SGNH/GDSL hydrolase family protein: MIGPVGRVLDRWGERGRAVAVLVVLVALAVVPLVALPAVRCAVFGSGCREPAPAVRTDPVATRRALTPVEAATWGRYVALGDSYSSGVGSESTVADNNPLDRCHRTSKAYYHEVSKAFDFAKGSEFWACSGATTADVLKGKGGEPPQIGRIGPDTSLVTLSIGGNDVGFSKVLAGCVVKLPWSKNCTRQGEEVAERMAELRRNLPGLLDEITARAPRARVIVLGYPRVFSEVSGVDGDNITVSDQRWLNARAYDLNRLIAQSAAEADAQIAARNGSGSVEFVEAYSAFAGHEVGSDEPYMNGLALNLPALEAEPRSYHPTAAGQRAFARLFIEQIKKGPGRPLS, from the coding sequence ATGATCGGCCCGGTCGGTCGGGTGCTGGACCGTTGGGGGGAGCGAGGACGCGCCGTCGCCGTCCTCGTGGTGCTGGTGGCGCTGGCCGTGGTCCCGCTCGTGGCGCTCCCGGCGGTGCGCTGCGCGGTCTTCGGCAGCGGGTGCCGTGAGCCCGCTCCGGCGGTGCGCACCGATCCGGTGGCCACCCGGCGGGCGCTCACGCCGGTCGAGGCGGCCACCTGGGGCCGGTACGTGGCGCTCGGCGACTCGTACTCGTCGGGGGTCGGGTCGGAGTCCACGGTGGCGGACAACAACCCGCTCGACCGGTGCCACAGGACGTCCAAGGCGTACTACCACGAGGTGTCCAAGGCGTTCGACTTCGCCAAGGGCAGCGAGTTCTGGGCCTGCTCGGGCGCCACGACCGCCGACGTCCTGAAGGGGAAGGGCGGGGAGCCGCCGCAGATCGGGCGCATCGGCCCGGACACCAGCCTCGTCACGCTGAGCATCGGCGGCAACGACGTCGGGTTCTCCAAGGTCCTCGCCGGATGCGTGGTCAAGCTGCCGTGGAGCAAGAACTGCACCCGGCAGGGGGAGGAGGTCGCGGAGCGGATGGCCGAGCTGCGCCGGAACCTGCCCGGCCTGCTCGACGAGATCACCGCGAGGGCGCCCCGCGCCCGGGTGATCGTGCTCGGCTACCCGCGGGTGTTCTCCGAGGTGAGCGGCGTGGACGGGGACAACATCACGGTGTCCGACCAGCGCTGGCTGAACGCGCGGGCCTACGACCTGAACCGCCTGATCGCGCAGTCCGCCGCCGAGGCCGACGCGCAGATCGCCGCCCGCAACGGCAGCGGCAGCGTCGAGTTCGTCGAGGCCTACAGCGCGTTCGCCGGCCACGAGGTGGGCAGCGACGAGCCGTACATGAACGGCCTCGCGCTGAACCTTCCGGCGCTCGAGGCGGAGCCGCGCAGCTACCACCCGACGGCCGCGGGCCAGCGGGCGTTCGCGCGGCTGTTCATCGAGCAGATCAAGAAGGGCCCCGGCCGCCCGCTGAGCTGA